ATGACGTAGGGCTTGCGTTCCACGCCGAGCTTGGCCTTGAGCGTGGCGGCCACGTCGATGGTGGTGAGCACGCCGAAACCCTCGGATTTGAGCGCTTCGGTGACGCGCTCAACGGTGGTGGCATAGATGTTAGGGCTGGTAACGGAAAACACGATTCGACTCATGCTAATGACTCCTCTTGGGTTGAATGAACGGTCAGGCCGCGGCGGTCTGCCAGGCACGCAGGCGCTTCAGCCGCAGGCTGTTGCCAAGCACGAAAATCGACGACAGACCCATGGCGACCCCGGCAAGCATGGGGTTGAGATGGATGTCGACGGGCGCGGCCACGCCGGCGGCGATCGGAATCAGCAGGATGTTGTAGAAAAAAGCCCAGAACAGGTTGCCGCGGATGTTGCCCAGTGTCTTGCGTGCCGCGTCCAGCGCGGTGACCACTTCGCCGAGGTGGCCGCGGGTCAAGGTCACGTCCGCCGAATCGATGGCGATGTCGGTGCCGCTGGCCAGCGCGATGCCCACGTCAGCTTGTGCCAGCGCCGGGGCGTCGTTGATACCGTCGCCGACAAAGGCCGTGCGCCGTCCGGCTTCTTGCAATCCGCTGACCACCCGGGCCTTGTCCTGCGGCAGCACCTCGGCGTGAACCTCCTCGATGCCGAGCCTCGCAGCCACCGCCTCGGCGGTGCGGCGCGCGTCGCCCGTGACCATGGCCACGCGCAGGCCGCGTTGGCGCAGGGCGGCCACCACCGCCAGCGCCTCGGGTTTGATGCGGTCGGCGATGGCGAGCAGGCCCAGCGCTCGGCCGTCGGCGGCTACGAACACCACGGTGCTGCCTTCGGCTTCGAGCGTCGCCGCACGTTCGCTCAGGGTCCCGAGGTCGATATCCTCGCGCGTCATGAAACGGCGCGCGCCGACCAGGACGCGCCGGCCTTCGACGCGCCCTTCGATGCCGTAGCCGACCACGGCCTGAAAGTCGTCCGCGGCGGGCAGCTCGAGCTTGCGTTCCTTGGTCGCGTCGGCGATGGCTCGCGCGAGTGGATGCTCGGAGGCTGCTTCCAGCGCGGCGGCCAGGCGCAGCGCCGCCTCGGCCTGCGGTCCCTCGACCGCGCCCAGCGAAGGCCGGCCTTCGGTCAGGGTGCCGGTCTTGTCGAACAGCACCGTGTCGACGTGTGAGAGCGTCTCCAGCGCCTCGCCCTTGCGAAACAGCACGCCCAGCTCGGCCGCGCGCCCGGTGCCGACCATGATCGCCGCCGGCGTGGCCAAGCCCATGGCGCAGGGGCAAGCCACCACCAGCACCGCCACCGCCGCCACCAGCGCCACGCTGATGTTCGCGCCGAGCAGCAGCCACACCGTGAAGGCGACGATCGCGATGGCGATCACCGCCGGCGAGAACACCCGCACCACGCGGTCGGCCACACCCTGGATCGGCAGCTTTCCGGTCTGCGCGCTTTCCACCAGCTTGATGATCTGCGCCAGCACGGTGTCGCGGCCAACCGAGGTGGCCTCGATCACCAGCCGCCCGTCCTGGTCCACGGTGGCACCGACCACGGCATCGCCCGCCTGCTTGAGCGTCGGCAAGGGCTCGCCGGTTAGCATGGATTCGTCCACGTGGGCGCGGCCTTCGACCACCTTGCCGTCCACCGGAACGCGCTCGCCCGGACGCACCGCCAGGCGGTCGCCGACGCGAAGCTGCGCCACCGGCACTTCCACTTCAGAACCGTCGGCCCCCAGTCGGCGCGCGGTCTTGGCTTGCAGGCCCACCAGCTTGCGGATCGCCGCCGAGGTCCGGCCCTTGGCCAGCGTTTCCAGATATTTGCCGAACAGGACTGCGGCGATCACCACCGCCGCCGAGTCAAAATACACATGGCGTGCTTCCGCGGGGAACAACCCCGGGGCGACGATCACCAGCGTGCTGTAGGCCCAGGCCGCGCCGGTGCCGGTGG
This genomic window from Burkholderiales bacterium GJ-E10 contains:
- a CDS encoding heavy metal translocating P-type ATPase, producing the protein MMDTTVTLKELQIDVEGMTCASCSARVERALKKLPGVVEADVNLATERAELRFDPDQLDPDRVAEAIRETGYTPVVSELDLAVEGMTCASCVGRVERALKHTPGVLEATVNLATERAHVRYLPAMTDPETLAAAVAEAGYAAHSLSEAGADENDQRRAALHAMGRDVALAAGLAVVILVLSMGSAFIPAFDHVLQAASPVPHFWYGVQWLLASIVLFGPGLRFFRPGWIAYRHLSPDMNSLVATGTGAAWAYSTLVIVAPGLFPAEARHVYFDSAAVVIAAVLFGKYLETLAKGRTSAAIRKLVGLQAKTARRLGADGSEVEVPVAQLRVGDRLAVRPGERVPVDGKVVEGRAHVDESMLTGEPLPTLKQAGDAVVGATVDQDGRLVIEATSVGRDTVLAQIIKLVESAQTGKLPIQGVADRVVRVFSPAVIAIAIVAFTVWLLLGANISVALVAAVAVLVVACPCAMGLATPAAIMVGTGRAAELGVLFRKGEALETLSHVDTVLFDKTGTLTEGRPSLGAVEGPQAEAALRLAAALEAASEHPLARAIADATKERKLELPAADDFQAVVGYGIEGRVEGRRVLVGARRFMTREDIDLGTLSERAATLEAEGSTVVFVAADGRALGLLAIADRIKPEALAVVAALRQRGLRVAMVTGDARRTAEAVAARLGIEEVHAEVLPQDKARVVSGLQEAGRRTAFVGDGINDAPALAQADVGIALASGTDIAIDSADVTLTRGHLGEVVTALDAARKTLGNIRGNLFWAFFYNILLIPIAAGVAAPVDIHLNPMLAGVAMGLSSIFVLGNSLRLKRLRAWQTAAA